A portion of the Thermofilaceae archaeon genome contains these proteins:
- a CDS encoding MFS transporter has translation MKGFSYGVIFLLGSGFFGISVIWSVYNSYVPVFLKELGLPSWLVGFIMTIDNVLAVFMLPVIGALSDLTRTRLGRRKPTSLLVCRLRL, from the coding sequence GTGAAAGGGTTTAGCTACGGGGTTATCTTCCTGCTGGGCTCCGGCTTCTTCGGCATCAGCGTGATCTGGTCGGTCTACAACTCCTACGTTCCGGTTTTCCTGAAGGAGCTGGGCCTACCCTCGTGGTTGGTCGGCTTCATCATGACGATTGATAACGTTCTGGCGGTCTTCATGCTGCCGGTCATCGGCGCCCTGAGCGATCTCACGAGGACGAGGTTGGGCAGGCGGAAGCCTACATCGTTGCTGGTGTGCCGCCTGCGGCTCTAA
- a CDS encoding MFS transporter yields MNFSMAIFRSPVIAFMPDITPSEKRSQANGIINFMGGVGSLIAFFAGSWLYRLNPTYPFIAGSPLLALSSLLVVLLVDEPEEYKRKTGEGTRVSGFEVLKRSLGELVGALSGELRSPDKSLVFMLLAIFLWFLSYNAIETFFTSYAKWHLGIGEDTGAFLLGFVALGFLLFSLPAGFIGAKLGRRRTMTLGLLAILLLLAAVAGASPSLSPSLLVSFIAVSFLLVGFSWALVNVNSLPAVVDMTTRDKLGTNTGLYYFASQSAAIVSPPIAGLFIDLLGYVTLFPLSIVFLLISVLVLQKVRRGEARTGF; encoded by the coding sequence ATGAACTTCTCCATGGCCATCTTCAGGTCGCCCGTGATAGCCTTCATGCCCGACATCACGCCCAGCGAGAAGAGGAGCCAAGCCAACGGTATCATCAACTTCATGGGAGGCGTTGGCTCCCTCATAGCCTTCTTCGCGGGCAGCTGGCTTTACAGGCTCAACCCCACCTACCCCTTCATTGCGGGCAGCCCCCTTCTGGCCCTATCGAGCCTACTGGTCGTCCTGCTGGTGGACGAGCCGGAGGAGTACAAGAGGAAGACCGGTGAGGGAACGAGGGTGTCAGGCTTCGAGGTGCTCAAGCGGAGCCTGGGCGAGCTCGTGGGGGCGCTGTCGGGAGAGTTGCGGAGCCCCGACAAGAGCCTGGTCTTCATGCTACTAGCCATCTTCCTCTGGTTCCTCAGCTACAATGCGATCGAGACCTTCTTCACGAGCTACGCTAAGTGGCACCTGGGGATCGGCGAGGATACGGGAGCTTTCCTCCTCGGCTTCGTCGCCCTCGGCTTCCTGCTTTTCTCGCTGCCGGCGGGCTTCATCGGTGCGAAGCTGGGCAGGAGGAGGACGATGACGCTGGGCCTGCTAGCGATCCTACTGCTCCTGGCCGCCGTAGCGGGCGCGTCGCCGTCGCTCAGCCCGAGTCTGCTGGTGAGCTTCATCGCAGTGTCTTTCCTACTCGTCGGCTTCTCGTGGGCCCTTGTGAACGTCAACTCGCTGCCAGCGGTGGTCGACATGACCACCAGGGATAAGCTGGGTACCAACACGGGCTTGTACTACTTCGCCTCGCAGAGCGCTGCCATCGTGAGCCCACCTATAGCCGGGCTGTTCATAGACCTTCTAGGCTACGTGACGCTGTTCCCCCTCTCGATAGTGTTCCTGCTGATCTCAGTACTAGTACTCCAGAAGGTTCGGCGGGGGGAAGCTAGGACTGGTTTCTGA
- a CDS encoding glycerophosphodiester phosphodiesterase gives MPRDFTVTGHRGAAALEPENTLPSFIKAVECGATGVEFDVYPTKDGVAVVLHDRELRRLTGVEALVDQLTYAEVSKLKVHGRARIPTLREVLAFAKGRLSVDIEVKLPGVEQEVVEALRELDMVDDALVTSFLPAPLAAVKKLDSSIEVGLLVTGWDDECLYVAERVGASYILPHYEAITPALVRKLTSRGFRVVAWTVNEAETARWLLDVGVDGVITDNPCLIRRVVEARKRG, from the coding sequence GTGCCCAGGGACTTCACGGTAACCGGGCACCGGGGAGCTGCTGCGCTCGAGCCGGAGAACACCTTACCGAGCTTCATCAAGGCGGTTGAGTGCGGTGCGACTGGCGTGGAGTTCGACGTTTACCCCACGAAGGACGGCGTTGCCGTCGTTTTGCACGATCGAGAGCTTCGGAGGCTGACGGGTGTGGAGGCGCTTGTAGATCAGCTGACCTACGCGGAGGTTTCGAAGCTCAAGGTTCACGGTAGGGCTAGGATACCCACGCTGAGAGAGGTGCTCGCGTTCGCGAAGGGTAGGTTGAGCGTGGATATCGAGGTTAAGCTTCCAGGCGTCGAGCAGGAGGTGGTGGAAGCTTTAAGGGAGCTGGACATGGTCGACGACGCTCTCGTCACGTCCTTCCTACCGGCGCCGCTCGCAGCGGTCAAGAAGCTCGACTCTAGCATCGAGGTGGGTCTCCTCGTGACGGGATGGGACGACGAGTGCCTTTACGTAGCGGAGAGGGTGGGAGCCAGCTACATCCTCCCCCACTACGAGGCGATCACGCCCGCCCTGGTGAGGAAGCTGACCAGCAGGGGTTTCAGGGTTGTAGCGTGGACCGTCAATGAAGCGGAGACCGCAAGGTGGCTGCTGGACGTGGGAGTGGATGGAGTAATCACCGATAACCCATGCTTGATCAGGAGGGTTGTAGAGGCGAGAAAGAGGGGTTAG
- a CDS encoding radical SAM protein codes for MRALIIDGYTDEPAGLGVPPYIDVYPRYVAGAIWAASPGAEVRYVTVDFARANLSRVMEYASRCDLVVFITGVVVPGKYLGGEPIRLEELVRWSSMIEGAVRVLGGPVARFGYGAAGGRVAVPPERFKAYFDLVVSGDVEVVVYNLVKEGLRVEAVDPRERREGYVLVDEFAVKGARIVEQHPNIGWNLIAELETFRGCPRWVAGGCSFCIEPRYGAVEFREPEAVAREVEALHAYGVRHFRLGRQPDILAYMGKGVNEVEFPEPRPEKLEELFRSVRRAAPGLRVLHIDNVNPGTIAHHREKAREALKVIVEYHTPGDVAALGVESADPKVVKANNLKAMPEDSLEAVRVINEVGARRGWNGMPELLPGINFVLGLRGETRETYERNLEFLRRILEEGLLVRRVNIRQVLALPGTPMWTVGSRIVRAHKRLFKSFKRRVREEFDNPMLSRVVPRGTILRELYVEAHEGKYSLARQVGSYPILVYIPERIPTAAKLDVTVVQHGYRSVKGIPYPLDVNRASRESLLLVPGITRSAVAEILAKRPVSRELLERIAGSEAAKFLTAS; via the coding sequence ATGAGAGCGTTGATAATCGACGGTTACACCGACGAGCCCGCTGGCCTAGGCGTGCCGCCCTACATCGACGTGTACCCCAGGTACGTTGCTGGAGCAATATGGGCCGCGTCGCCCGGCGCCGAGGTCAGGTACGTGACGGTCGACTTCGCGAGAGCGAACCTGAGCCGCGTTATGGAGTACGCCTCGAGGTGCGACCTCGTCGTCTTCATCACGGGCGTTGTCGTGCCCGGCAAGTACCTCGGGGGCGAGCCGATCAGGCTCGAGGAGCTGGTGCGCTGGTCCTCGATGATCGAGGGGGCGGTGAGGGTGCTCGGCGGCCCCGTCGCCCGCTTTGGCTACGGCGCAGCAGGCGGCAGGGTGGCTGTGCCCCCGGAGCGCTTCAAGGCCTACTTCGACTTGGTCGTGAGTGGTGACGTTGAGGTGGTCGTCTACAACCTGGTGAAGGAGGGGTTAAGGGTTGAGGCCGTGGACCCGAGGGAGAGGCGAGAGGGTTACGTGCTGGTGGACGAGTTCGCCGTGAAGGGGGCTCGGATTGTGGAGCAGCACCCGAACATTGGGTGGAACCTGATCGCCGAGCTCGAGACGTTCAGGGGGTGCCCCCGCTGGGTCGCTGGCGGCTGCAGCTTCTGCATCGAGCCGAGGTACGGGGCCGTCGAGTTCCGGGAGCCCGAGGCAGTCGCGAGGGAGGTGGAAGCCCTTCACGCCTACGGGGTCAGGCACTTTAGGCTGGGGAGGCAGCCGGACATCCTAGCTTACATGGGGAAGGGCGTGAACGAGGTTGAGTTCCCGGAGCCGAGGCCGGAGAAGCTGGAGGAGCTGTTCAGGAGCGTGAGGAGAGCCGCCCCCGGGCTGAGGGTGCTCCACATCGACAACGTGAACCCCGGGACCATCGCCCACCACAGGGAGAAGGCGAGGGAGGCCCTCAAGGTGATCGTCGAGTACCACACGCCAGGCGACGTCGCGGCGCTGGGGGTTGAGAGCGCAGACCCGAAGGTCGTTAAAGCGAACAACCTGAAGGCGATGCCCGAGGACTCGCTGGAGGCCGTGCGGGTCATCAACGAGGTGGGGGCGAGGAGGGGTTGGAACGGAATGCCCGAGCTGCTGCCCGGCATCAACTTCGTGCTGGGGCTCAGGGGTGAGACACGGGAGACCTATGAGCGCAACCTGGAGTTCCTCAGGAGGATCCTGGAGGAGGGGCTGCTGGTTCGTCGCGTGAACATCAGGCAGGTTCTCGCGCTCCCGGGCACGCCGATGTGGACCGTCGGCTCGCGCATAGTTCGAGCGCACAAGAGGCTGTTCAAGTCCTTCAAGAGGAGGGTGAGGGAGGAGTTCGACAACCCGATGCTATCCCGCGTCGTGCCTCGGGGCACCATCCTCCGCGAGCTCTACGTGGAGGCGCACGAGGGCAAGTACAGCCTCGCGAGGCAGGTGGGCTCCTACCCCATCCTCGTCTACATCCCGGAGAGGATCCCCACGGCGGCGAAGCTGGACGTTACCGTTGTACAGCACGGTTACAGGTCGGTGAAAGGGATCCCCTACCCGCTGGACGTGAACAGGGCGTCAAGGGAGTCCCTCCTCCTAGTACCGGGGATCACGAGGAGTGCGGTCGCGGAGATCCTGGCGAAGAGGCCGGTGAGCAGGGAGCTGCTGGAGCGGATCGCAGGATCCGAAGCCGCGAAATTCCTTACCGCCTCCTAG
- a CDS encoding nucleotidyltransferase domain-containing protein, producing the protein MGFGYEHVKRLLDRYVEMLKQVFGEKLVSVALFGSVARGEAEAGSDIDLLIVAEGLPEDLGSRFDLVSNARWKLRSTEEYEELRRRDLPRHTSEVILTPEEVQRHPPILLDLTEDAVIIYDRGGFLARELELLRSKLREMGAKRVKTGKGWYWMLKPDAKPGEVIEV; encoded by the coding sequence GTGGGTTTCGGCTACGAGCACGTGAAGCGCCTTTTGGATCGGTACGTTGAGATGCTGAAGCAGGTGTTCGGCGAGAAGCTAGTCTCAGTCGCCCTCTTCGGCTCTGTGGCGCGAGGGGAGGCGGAGGCCGGCAGCGACATAGATCTGCTAATCGTCGCTGAAGGTCTTCCGGAGGATCTGGGGTCAAGGTTCGACCTCGTCTCAAATGCCCGCTGGAAGCTGCGGTCGACGGAGGAGTACGAGGAGTTGCGGCGGAGGGATCTCCCCCGCCACACTTCCGAGGTCATTCTCACACCTGAGGAGGTTCAGAGGCACCCACCGATCCTCCTCGACCTCACGGAGGACGCGGTAATCATCTATGATAGGGGCGGCTTCCTAGCGCGGGAGCTCGAGCTCTTGAGAAGCAAGCTGAGAGAGATGGGGGCGAAGCGCGTGAAAACGGGGAAGGGCTGGTACTGGATGCTGAAGCCCGATGCAAAGCCCGGCGAGGTGATCGAGGTCTGA
- a CDS encoding HEPN domain-containing protein, protein MALDYARRARICLREAELALREGYPSFVIRRSQEALELAVKALLRALGVEYPKRHDVSDILLERRESLPEPIRSEVEELAKLLAELAALRGPAFYGFEEEGIPAEKAFKMEYAGKLYLSVRRYVEEIVNALERILPPELGSA, encoded by the coding sequence ATGGCTCTCGATTATGCCCGGCGCGCGAGGATTTGCCTTAGAGAGGCTGAGCTCGCGCTACGAGAGGGTTACCCTTCCTTCGTCATCAGGAGGTCGCAGGAAGCTCTCGAGCTCGCTGTCAAAGCCCTCCTCAGAGCCCTCGGGGTTGAGTACCCGAAGCGCCACGACGTTAGTGACATCTTGCTGGAGAGGCGTGAAAGCCTCCCTGAGCCCATAAGATCCGAAGTTGAGGAGCTAGCGAAGCTGTTAGCAGAACTCGCCGCGCTGAGGGGCCCCGCCTTCTACGGTTTCGAGGAGGAGGGAATCCCGGCTGAGAAGGCCTTTAAGATGGAGTACGCCGGAAAGCTTTACCTTAGCGTGAGGAGGTACGTGGAAGAAATAGTAAACGCCCTGGAGAGGATTCTTCCGCCCGAGCTAGGCAGCGCTTGA
- a CDS encoding aldehyde ferredoxin oxidoreductase family protein: MQARDPLSRVLYIDLTTKRYWVEDRRDLFEEYIGGAGVAINLLREELPRNADPLGPENVIVFAVGPFNGLYPMASKTVSMFKSPLTGNLGESHAGGRSAIAIRLAGYGAIVIKGASEIPVYLAVHEDKVYFRDARGLWGLRSTHTVGRVLREREPGHGFRTVMRIGRAGEKLVRYACVVVDTYRHFGRLGLGAVFGSKRLKAIVISGRHSIPVEDKAAYRKAYDEILRSIMESGATRKYYELGTSENVLPLNELGALPTRNLKESRFEHAKMISGENLAEKYLGRRVSCAHCPVACIHLAALREPYVQAPYFYKTVFVSYDYEPIYSLGSMLGVGNPEGLLKLLDAVEVFGLDAMSAGVALAWMTEAFERGLITERDTAGVKPSWGDYESYLKALELLVEQPTEFYSALARGTEYAAKIYGGEDFALTYGGNEMPGYHTGPAAHIGYATGARHSHLDSAGYSFDQKMVGKRVTVEEIVDYLIREERWRQVLTSLVICLFARGVYTPQVVINAFKPLGIEYTEDDLMSIGRKIHLLKLGFKLNEGFDLSRLRFPKRIFETPTPHGMLDPSFMDEALKAYRSRIEQELKELAKAS; the protein is encoded by the coding sequence ATGCAGGCTAGAGACCCCCTCAGCCGCGTCCTCTACATCGACTTAACGACTAAGAGGTACTGGGTCGAGGATCGCAGGGACCTCTTTGAGGAGTACATCGGAGGAGCGGGAGTGGCGATCAACCTGCTACGCGAGGAGCTTCCGAGGAACGCCGACCCGCTCGGCCCTGAGAACGTGATCGTGTTCGCGGTCGGCCCCTTCAACGGTCTCTACCCGATGGCCAGCAAGACGGTCTCCATGTTCAAGAGCCCGCTCACCGGGAACCTCGGTGAGAGCCACGCTGGAGGTAGAAGCGCGATCGCGATCCGGCTCGCAGGTTACGGCGCCATAGTAATCAAGGGCGCCAGCGAGATACCAGTTTACCTCGCTGTGCACGAGGACAAGGTGTACTTCCGCGACGCTAGGGGGCTCTGGGGCCTCCGCAGCACGCACACCGTTGGCCGGGTGCTGCGCGAAAGGGAACCGGGCCACGGGTTCAGAACCGTCATGAGGATCGGTCGCGCCGGCGAGAAACTCGTCCGGTACGCCTGCGTCGTCGTGGACACGTACAGGCACTTCGGAAGGCTGGGTCTGGGGGCGGTCTTCGGAAGCAAGAGGCTGAAGGCCATCGTGATCTCCGGTCGGCACAGCATCCCCGTCGAAGACAAGGCCGCGTACAGGAAGGCCTACGATGAGATTCTCAGGAGCATCATGGAGTCGGGAGCGACGAGGAAGTACTACGAGCTGGGGACGTCTGAGAACGTCCTGCCGCTCAACGAGCTGGGCGCGCTCCCCACGAGGAACCTCAAGGAGTCGAGGTTTGAGCACGCGAAGATGATCTCGGGCGAGAACCTCGCAGAGAAGTACTTGGGTAGGCGCGTATCCTGCGCGCACTGCCCCGTCGCTTGCATCCACCTCGCCGCCCTCAGGGAGCCCTACGTGCAAGCCCCCTACTTCTACAAGACCGTCTTCGTGTCGTACGACTACGAGCCCATCTACTCCCTCGGCTCGATGCTCGGCGTGGGCAACCCCGAAGGGTTGCTAAAGCTCCTCGACGCCGTCGAGGTGTTCGGGTTGGATGCGATGAGCGCGGGCGTCGCACTCGCCTGGATGACGGAAGCGTTCGAGAGAGGGTTGATCACGGAGCGGGATACAGCGGGTGTTAAACCGAGCTGGGGCGACTACGAGAGCTACCTCAAAGCGTTGGAGCTGCTCGTTGAGCAGCCGACCGAGTTCTACTCGGCATTGGCAAGGGGCACCGAGTACGCCGCAAAGATCTACGGGGGAGAGGACTTCGCCCTAACTTACGGCGGCAACGAGATGCCCGGCTACCACACGGGCCCCGCCGCGCACATCGGCTACGCTACCGGGGCTCGGCACAGCCACCTCGACAGCGCCGGCTACTCCTTCGACCAGAAGATGGTTGGCAAGAGGGTAACCGTTGAGGAGATCGTCGATTATCTCATCAGGGAGGAGAGGTGGAGACAGGTGCTCACAAGCCTCGTGATATGCCTCTTCGCTCGCGGCGTTTACACCCCACAGGTGGTCATCAACGCCTTCAAGCCGCTCGGCATTGAGTACACGGAGGACGACTTGATGAGTATCGGCAGGAAGATCCACCTTCTCAAGCTAGGTTTCAAGCTGAACGAGGGGTTCGACCTATCAAGGCTCAGATTTCCGAAGAGGATCTTTGAGACACCGACACCCCACGGCATGCTCGACCCCTCCTTCATGGACGAGGCCCTGAAGGCTTACAGGAGCCGAATCGAGCAGGAACTCAAGGAGCTCGCCAAAGCCAGCTGA